The proteins below are encoded in one region of Bacillus alveayuensis:
- a CDS encoding transposase-like protein (product_source=COG2963; cath_funfam=1.10.10.10; cog=COG2963; smart=SM00346; superfamily=46689): MYKQYTTEFKLGVLLAYENRECTIQELCKRYQITKYSLRQWINELRNLE, encoded by the coding sequence ATGTATAAGCAATATACTACAGAGTTCAAACTTGGAGTTTTACTTGCATATGAAAACCGAGAATGTACTATTCAAGAGCTTTGTAAAAGGTATCAAATTACTAAATATTCTTTAAGGCAATGGATAAATGAATTGAGGAATTTGGAATAG
- a CDS encoding small acid-soluble spore protein I (minor) (product_source=KO:K06426; cath_funfam=3.80.10.10; ko=KO:K06426; pfam=PF14098; superfamily=56849; tigrfam=TIGR03092): MNINLRQAVIANVSGNTQDQLKDTIVDAIQSGEEKMLPGLGVLFEIIWKNSDTKHQQEMLETLEQGLNQNE, from the coding sequence ATGAATATTAATTTACGTCAAGCAGTGATTGCAAATGTTTCAGGGAATACACAAGATCAGCTAAAAGATACAATTGTCGATGCGATTCAAAGCGGAGAAGAAAAAATGCTGCCAGGATTAGGCGTTTTATTTGAAATCATTTGGAAAAACTCTGATACTAAGCACCAGCAAGAAATGCTTGAAACTCTTGAGCAAGGATTAAATCAAAACGAATAA
- a CDS encoding hypothetical protein (product_source=Hypo-rule applied; smart=SM00338; superfamily=46689) has translation MKLEMKKLERENERLRAENLFLKKLEEIERRRK, from the coding sequence ATGAAACTGGAGATGAAAAAGTTAGAAAGAGAAAATGAACGCTTACGTGCGGAGAATCTATTTTTAAAAAAGTTAGAGGAAATCGAAAGGAGGCGAAAGTAA
- a CDS encoding threonyl-tRNA synthetase (product_source=KO:K01868; cath_funfam=3.10.20.30,3.30.930.10,3.30.980.10,3.40.50.800; cog=COG0441; ko=KO:K01868; pfam=PF00587,PF02824,PF03129,PF07973; smart=SM00863; superfamily=52954,55186,55681,81271; tigrfam=TIGR00418) — protein sequence MAEQIQITFPDGAVKEFPKGITTEEIAASISPGLKKKAIAGKFNGDPIDLRTPIETDGSIEILTPGSEEALEILRHSTAHLMAQAIKRLYKNVKLGVGPVIENGFYYDIDMDETITPEDLPKIEKEMKKIVGENLEVVRKEVSREEAKRLYEEIGDNLKLELIDDIPEGETISIYEQGEFFDLCRGVHVPSTGKIKEFKLLSVAGAYWRGDSKNKMLQRIYGTAFFTKDELKEHLRLLEEAKERDHRKLGKELSLFTTSQKVGQGLPLWLPKGATIRRIIERYIVDKEIQLGYQHVYTPVLGSVELYKTSGHWDHYQEDMFPKMEMDNEELVLRPMNCPHHMMIYKNDIHSYRELPIRIAELGTMHRYEMSGALTGLQRVRGMTLNDAHIFVRPDQIKDEFIRVVRLIEEVYKDFGIHDYSFRLSYRDPEDKEKYYDDDAMWEKAQSMLKQAMDELGHDYYEAEGEAAFYGPKLDVQVRTALGKDETLSTVQLDFLLPERFDLTYVGEDGKQHRPVVIHRGVVSTMERFVAFLIEEYKGAFPTWLAPVQVQIIPVSPAVHLDYAKKVQERLQKEGIRVELDARDEKVGYKIREAQIQKIPYMLVVGDNEMNEEAVNVRKYGEQKSETVKLEHFVDQLIKEAKK from the coding sequence ATGGCAGAACAAATTCAAATTACTTTCCCTGACGGAGCCGTAAAGGAGTTTCCAAAGGGAATAACAACGGAAGAAATTGCCGCTTCTATTAGCCCAGGATTAAAGAAAAAAGCGATTGCAGGGAAATTTAATGGCGATCCAATTGATTTACGAACACCGATTGAAACAGATGGAAGCATTGAAATATTAACACCTGGAAGTGAAGAAGCGTTAGAGATTTTAAGACATAGTACAGCCCATTTAATGGCTCAAGCGATTAAACGATTATATAAAAATGTTAAGTTAGGGGTAGGGCCTGTTATAGAAAACGGCTTTTATTATGATATCGATATGGATGAAACCATTACGCCAGAAGACTTGCCAAAAATTGAAAAAGAAATGAAAAAAATTGTTGGGGAAAATTTAGAAGTTGTCCGTAAAGAAGTGAGTCGAGAAGAAGCGAAGCGGCTTTATGAAGAAATTGGGGACAACTTAAAGCTTGAATTAATCGATGATATACCTGAAGGTGAAACGATTTCCATTTATGAACAAGGAGAATTTTTTGACTTATGTCGAGGAGTTCACGTACCATCAACAGGAAAAATTAAAGAATTTAAACTGTTAAGTGTAGCTGGTGCCTATTGGCGTGGCGATAGCAAAAATAAAATGCTGCAGCGTATTTATGGTACAGCGTTCTTTACAAAAGACGAATTAAAAGAACATCTACGTTTATTGGAAGAAGCAAAAGAGCGTGATCATCGTAAGCTTGGGAAAGAATTAAGCTTATTTACAACATCTCAAAAAGTTGGACAAGGTTTACCGCTTTGGTTACCTAAAGGAGCGACAATTCGTCGTATTATCGAACGGTATATTGTCGATAAAGAAATACAGCTTGGCTATCAACATGTGTATACACCAGTTTTAGGAAGCGTGGAGTTATACAAAACCTCTGGGCACTGGGATCATTATCAAGAAGATATGTTCCCGAAAATGGAAATGGATAACGAAGAGTTAGTGCTTCGCCCGATGAACTGTCCACACCATATGATGATTTATAAAAATGATATTCATAGCTATCGTGAACTGCCAATTCGCATTGCTGAGCTTGGAACGATGCATCGCTACGAAATGTCAGGTGCTCTAACAGGTTTGCAGCGTGTTCGGGGAATGACTTTAAATGATGCCCATATTTTCGTTCGCCCAGACCAAATTAAAGACGAATTTATACGTGTTGTTCGCTTAATTGAAGAAGTTTATAAAGATTTTGGCATTCACGATTACTCTTTCCGCTTATCCTATCGTGACCCAGAAGATAAAGAAAAATATTATGATGATGATGCAATGTGGGAAAAAGCTCAAAGCATGTTGAAACAAGCGATGGATGAACTTGGACATGACTATTATGAGGCAGAAGGGGAAGCGGCATTTTACGGTCCGAAATTAGACGTGCAAGTTCGTACAGCTTTAGGAAAAGATGAAACCTTATCCACTGTTCAGCTTGACTTTTTATTACCTGAGCGCTTTGATTTAACATATGTTGGTGAAGACGGAAAACAACACCGTCCAGTTGTGATCCACCGCGGTGTCGTGTCAACAATGGAACGATTTGTGGCGTTTTTAATTGAAGAGTATAAAGGGGCATTCCCGACTTGGCTTGCACCAGTACAAGTTCAAATTATTCCTGTCTCACCGGCAGTCCATTTAGATTATGCGAAAAAAGTGCAAGAACGATTGCAAAAGGAAGGCATTCGCGTTGAATTAGATGCGCGTGATGAAAAAGTTGGCTATAAAATTCGTGAAGCACAAATTCAAAAAATCCCATACATGCTCGTTGTTGGCGATAATGAAATGAATGAAGAGGCCGTTAATGTTCGAAAATACGGGGAACAAAAATCTGAAACGGTGAAATTAGAGCATTTTGTCGATCAATTAATAAAAGAAGCTAAAAAATAA
- a CDS encoding large subunit ribosomal protein L35 (product_source=KO:K02916; cath_funfam=3.30.56.30; cog=COG0291; ko=KO:K02916; pfam=PF01632; superfamily=143034; tigrfam=TIGR00001): protein MPKMKTHRGTAKRFKKTGTGKLKRSHAYTSHLFANKTQKQKRKLRKSTLVSKGDFKRIHQMLDNIK from the coding sequence ATGCCTAAAATGAAAACTCATCGCGGTACAGCTAAACGTTTTAAAAAGACTGGAACAGGGAAATTAAAACGTTCACATGCATATACTAGCCACTTATTTGCAAATAAAACACAAAAGCAAAAACGTAAGCTTCGCAAGTCTACACTAGTAAGCAAAGGTGATTTCAAACGAATTCATCAAATGTTAGACAACATTAAATAA
- a CDS encoding primosomal protein DnaI (product_source=KO:K11144; cath_funfam=3.40.50.300; cog=COG1484; ko=KO:K11144; pfam=PF01695,PF07319; smart=SM00382,SM00525; superfamily=52540,55200): protein MDSIQNSLRNLVSRKDFQKRYNELKQIVLKNPDVQAFLKERGQQIDDKMIHRSLGKLYEFVNQSKNCHQCPSLDECKNLIKGYHPSLVIQGKTIDVKYDKCPKKEVYDARRKQEALIKSMYMPKDILHAQLDDISLDEPSRLKLVSLAQDFIEQYSKEKRLKGLYIYGPFGVGKTFVLGAIANELAEKGVSSMLVYVPEFMRELKSAIQDHSLNEKLEAVKKVPILMLDDIGAESMSSWMRDDILGTILQFRMLENLPTFFTSNFNFDELKYHLTYSQRGEMEELKALRIMERIKYLATPVQLKGKNRRM, encoded by the coding sequence TTGGATTCAATTCAAAACTCATTGCGCAATCTTGTAAGTCGAAAAGACTTTCAGAAGCGATACAATGAATTAAAACAAATAGTTCTAAAGAACCCAGATGTCCAAGCATTTTTAAAAGAACGTGGACAACAAATTGATGACAAAATGATTCATCGTAGTCTCGGTAAACTTTATGAGTTTGTGAACCAAAGTAAAAATTGTCATCAATGCCCAAGTCTTGATGAATGTAAAAATTTAATCAAAGGATACCATCCCTCCTTAGTCATTCAAGGAAAGACTATTGATGTGAAATATGATAAATGTCCGAAAAAAGAAGTGTATGATGCAAGAAGGAAGCAGGAAGCCTTAATCAAAAGCATGTATATGCCAAAAGACATTTTGCATGCACAGCTTGATGATATTAGTTTAGACGAACCGAGCCGGCTCAAGCTTGTGTCATTGGCCCAAGATTTTATTGAACAATATTCTAAAGAAAAACGATTAAAAGGATTATATATTTATGGACCATTTGGTGTGGGGAAAACGTTTGTATTAGGTGCAATTGCGAACGAACTAGCAGAAAAAGGCGTTTCCTCTATGTTAGTATATGTACCGGAGTTTATGCGAGAATTAAAAAGCGCCATACAGGATCATTCATTAAATGAAAAATTGGAGGCAGTAAAAAAAGTTCCCATTTTAATGCTAGATGATATAGGGGCCGAATCAATGTCAAGCTGGATGAGGGATGATATTTTAGGAACGATTTTACAGTTTCGCATGTTAGAAAATTTACCAACCTTCTTCACCTCAAACTTTAATTTTGATGAACTTAAATATCATCTTACGTATTCACAGCGAGGAGAAATGGAAGAATTAAAAGCATTAAGAATTATGGAACGAATTAAATACTTAGCAACTCCTGTACAGTTGAAAGGGAAAAATCGACGTATGTAA
- a CDS encoding translation initiation factor IF-3 (product_source=KO:K02520; cath_funfam=3.10.20.80,3.30.110.10; cog=COG0290; ko=KO:K02520; pfam=PF00707,PF05198; superfamily=54364,55200; tigrfam=TIGR00168), whose protein sequence is MLVNEGIRAREVRLIGQNGDQLGIKSRQEALEIAARANLDLVLVAPNAKPPVARIMDYGKFRFEQQKKEKEARKKQKTINVKEIRLSPTIEEHDFNTKLRNARKFLEKGDKVKATIRFKGRAITHKEIGQRVLDRFAEACSDIGTIESKPKMDGRSMFLVLAPNHEKK, encoded by the coding sequence ATGTTAGTAAACGAGGGCATTCGCGCTCGTGAAGTACGTCTAATCGGTCAAAACGGTGATCAACTAGGAATTAAATCACGTCAAGAAGCTTTAGAAATTGCAGCACGCGCCAATTTAGATTTAGTGCTTGTAGCACCAAATGCAAAACCGCCAGTTGCTCGTATTATGGATTATGGAAAATTCCGTTTTGAGCAACAAAAAAAGGAGAAAGAAGCGCGTAAAAAGCAAAAAACGATTAACGTGAAAGAAATTCGCCTTAGTCCAACAATCGAGGAGCATGATTTTAACACGAAGCTTCGCAACGCTCGCAAATTCCTTGAAAAAGGCGATAAAGTTAAAGCAACCATCCGTTTTAAAGGACGTGCGATTACTCATAAAGAAATTGGTCAACGAGTGCTTGATCGATTTGCTGAGGCATGCTCAGATATTGGCACAATTGAATCAAAGCCGAAAATGGACGGTCGCAGCATGTTCCTAGTGCTTGCGCCGAATCATGAAAAGAAATAA
- a CDS encoding transposase (product_source=COG3415; cath_funfam=1.10.10.60; cog=COG3415; pfam=PF13518; superfamily=48295) produces the protein MTKGRKTTWNERIQIVLDCLGNGKDYKKTAETYEVSYQQVYQWVKKYENGGEEALKDKRGRKKKKQSYLQKRK, from the coding sequence ATGACTAAAGGAAGAAAAACGACTTGGAATGAACGGATACAAATTGTGCTTGATTGTTTAGGGAACGGAAAAGATTATAAAAAAACAGCAGAGACTTATGAAGTTTCTTATCAACAAGTATATCAATGGGTGAAGAAGTATGAAAATGGTGGAGAAGAAGCGCTTAAAGACAAACGAGGAAGAAAAAAGAAGAAGCAGAGTTATCTCCAGAAGAGAAAATGA
- a CDS encoding large subunit ribosomal protein L20 (product_source=KO:K02887; cath_funfam=1.10.1900.20; cog=COG0292; ko=KO:K02887; pfam=PF00453; superfamily=74731; tigrfam=TIGR01032) has product MPRVKGGTVTRRRRKKVIKLAKGYFGSKHRLYKVANQQVMKSLMYAYRDRRQKKRDFRKLWITRINAAARMNGLSYSRLMHGLKLAGIEVNRKMLADLAVNDEKAFAQLAEAAKAQLNK; this is encoded by the coding sequence ATGCCACGTGTAAAAGGCGGAACAGTTACTCGTAGACGTCGTAAAAAAGTGATTAAATTAGCAAAAGGTTATTTCGGTTCGAAACATCGTTTATATAAAGTTGCTAATCAACAAGTAATGAAATCTTTAATGTATGCTTACCGTGACCGTCGTCAGAAAAAACGCGACTTCCGTAAGCTTTGGATTACTCGTATTAATGCTGCTGCTCGTATGAATGGCCTTTCTTACAGCCGTTTAATGCACGGATTAAAATTGGCAGGTATTGAAGTAAACCGTAAAATGCTTGCGGACTTAGCTGTTAACGATGAAAAAGCATTTGCTCAATTAGCAGAGGCTGCTAAAGCGCAATTAAATAAATAA
- a CDS encoding putative sporulation protein YtxC (product_source=TIGR02834; pfam=PF08812; superfamily=63411; tigrfam=TIGR02834), whose amino-acid sequence MIQIVLSTKKEADFIWKLLLEVQNDEDDTVMFDQETMITCQSHHWQEFIQQTLIPTFIKYFVQIKEPKLLLSIIKEKYYFTDEDEQQQILHIAQSIMDGEYEDIPKAQKFESRDRYLYAAFQSFLHPDLSFHMDSFIMFRLHTYLKKLTEYVELSIEEYKLEQEYQNFIQTLRDYVIRKEPKIENLHILHEHSSFIVYNDTWEKLSRQELKQYIDRHFIFQHPMYIDSQILAPLVSIAPLKIYIYSDRQDEGMILTIQNIFQERVVLFNKNVFYKRKVSF is encoded by the coding sequence GTGATTCAAATTGTACTCTCTACGAAAAAAGAAGCAGACTTTATTTGGAAATTATTATTAGAGGTTCAAAATGATGAAGATGACACGGTTATGTTTGATCAAGAAACAATGATTACTTGTCAAAGTCATCATTGGCAAGAGTTTATACAGCAAACGTTAATCCCGACATTCATTAAGTATTTTGTGCAAATAAAGGAGCCGAAGCTTCTATTATCCATTATTAAAGAGAAGTATTACTTTACAGATGAGGATGAACAACAACAAATTTTACATATTGCCCAATCCATCATGGATGGAGAATATGAAGATATCCCAAAGGCTCAAAAGTTTGAATCGCGTGATCGATATCTTTATGCTGCCTTTCAAAGCTTCCTCCATCCTGATTTATCTTTTCATATGGATTCATTTATTATGTTTCGCTTGCACACATATTTAAAAAAATTAACAGAATATGTAGAACTATCTATAGAAGAGTATAAGTTAGAGCAGGAATATCAAAATTTTATTCAAACTTTGCGAGATTACGTCATAAGGAAGGAGCCAAAAATAGAAAATTTGCATATTTTACATGAGCATTCTTCTTTTATTGTCTATAATGATACGTGGGAAAAACTTTCTCGCCAAGAGCTAAAGCAATATATTGATCGCCATTTTATTTTTCAGCATCCAATGTATATTGATTCACAAATTCTTGCACCGCTTGTTTCCATTGCACCACTCAAAATATATATTTATTCGGATCGTCAAGATGAGGGAATGATTTTAACGATCCAAAATATATTTCAAGAAAGAGTCGTTCTTTTTAACAAAAATGTGTTCTACAAACGAAAAGTTTCGTTTTAA
- a CDS encoding hypothetical protein (product_source=Hypo-rule applied; cath_funfam=3.30.497.10; transmembrane_helix_parts=Inside_1_1,TMhelix_2_21,Outside_22_134), which yields MVILIRFILFALFIFLIFRLIKYLLNPKRKLELAFDQKRFYFLDDKENVRKNFLLTYKGALFEGEKYLGTTSESFEVISIFIWTKTPDKLKGLTKNDLLFLEKEIKKAYPYAKIDWKSPMKELLQKGDENSINV from the coding sequence ATGGTCATTTTAATTCGATTCATCCTTTTTGCTCTATTCATTTTCCTCATCTTTCGTTTAATCAAATATTTATTAAACCCGAAGCGGAAATTAGAATTAGCTTTTGACCAAAAAAGATTTTATTTTTTAGACGATAAAGAAAATGTTCGTAAAAATTTTCTTTTAACATATAAAGGGGCATTATTCGAAGGTGAAAAATATTTAGGAACAACGAGTGAATCATTTGAAGTTATTTCAATTTTTATTTGGACCAAAACCCCTGATAAGCTCAAAGGGCTTACAAAAAATGATTTGCTCTTTCTTGAAAAAGAAATTAAAAAAGCATATCCATATGCCAAAATTGATTGGAAAAGCCCGATGAAGGAATTATTACAAAAGGGCGATGAAAATTCTATAAACGTTTAG
- a CDS encoding replication initiation and membrane attachment protein (product_source=KO:K03346; cath_funfam=2.30.30.30; cog=COG3611; ko=KO:K03346; pfam=PF07261; superfamily=158499): MMNYHWKEVVPIDRYIVKSNGMLHDYDRKILTLLYQPLIGTKAFSLYMSLWSELEQNRLWGNESTHHFLMAIMQLPLSEIFYERLKLEGIGLLNTYLLEEEDPKKYIYELQPPLSPKNFFYDGILNIYLYNRVGKKRYQQLKQFFSDERLSEKAKNVTRGFNEVFQSLHMSELVTNLEDEEFVNRDFVENVERDSVTIQDETFDFQLFFAGLSENLVPKKAITPAVKDAIKKLSYIYGIDPIEMKNLVIDCIDDQEEVNLEELRRAARDWYQLEYGDELPSLVEKIQPLIYKSTDLHDIDEKERRLIEQLESLSPRQFLKDISGGIEPSLPDLTIIEDVMFQQKLLPGVVNVLIYYVMLKTDMKLSKSYVEKIASHWARKGIKTVKEAMAVAKKEHRQYQEWADAKESKKRKKRIIRQEKLPSWIKEYESQEDEKMNDTDFELEKRKLEERIKNYKRKKT; this comes from the coding sequence ATGATGAATTATCATTGGAAAGAAGTTGTTCCGATAGACCGTTATATAGTGAAGTCCAATGGTATGTTACATGATTATGATCGGAAAATATTAACACTATTATATCAACCATTAATTGGAACAAAGGCGTTTAGCCTCTATATGTCATTATGGAGTGAGCTTGAGCAAAATCGTTTATGGGGAAATGAATCCACACACCATTTTTTAATGGCAATTATGCAGCTTCCTTTAAGTGAAATTTTTTACGAGAGATTAAAACTGGAAGGAATAGGTTTGTTAAATACTTATTTATTGGAGGAAGAGGATCCAAAAAAGTATATTTATGAGCTTCAACCACCGCTTTCACCGAAAAATTTTTTTTATGATGGAATATTAAATATTTATTTATATAATCGTGTTGGCAAAAAGAGATATCAACAATTAAAACAATTTTTCTCTGATGAACGGCTGAGTGAAAAAGCAAAAAATGTAACGAGGGGATTTAATGAAGTATTTCAATCGTTGCATATGTCAGAGCTTGTAACGAATCTGGAAGATGAAGAATTTGTCAATCGAGATTTTGTTGAAAATGTAGAGAGAGACTCTGTAACGATTCAAGATGAGACATTCGATTTCCAGCTATTTTTTGCAGGTTTATCAGAAAATCTTGTCCCGAAAAAAGCGATCACTCCGGCTGTGAAAGATGCAATTAAAAAGCTTTCCTATATATATGGAATTGATCCAATTGAGATGAAAAACCTTGTCATCGATTGCATAGATGATCAGGAGGAAGTGAACTTAGAAGAGCTAAGGAGAGCTGCACGCGATTGGTATCAATTAGAGTACGGTGATGAACTCCCGTCACTTGTTGAAAAAATTCAGCCTCTCATCTATAAATCAACCGATCTTCACGATATTGATGAAAAGGAACGTCGTTTAATTGAGCAGCTAGAGTCGTTATCCCCAAGACAGTTTCTTAAGGATATTTCCGGAGGGATTGAACCATCGCTCCCAGATTTAACGATTATTGAAGATGTTATGTTTCAACAAAAGCTTTTGCCTGGTGTTGTCAATGTATTGATTTATTATGTTATGCTAAAAACGGATATGAAATTATCGAAATCCTATGTTGAAAAAATTGCTAGTCATTGGGCGAGAAAAGGGATTAAAACAGTTAAAGAGGCAATGGCAGTTGCGAAAAAAGAGCACAGGCAATATCAAGAATGGGCAGATGCGAAAGAATCAAAGAAACGGAAAAAACGAATAATCCGTCAAGAAAAGCTTCCATCATGGATCAAAGAATACGAATCACAAGAGGATGAAAAAATGAATGATACAGATTTTGAATTGGAGAAAAGGAAATTAGAGGAACGAATTAAAAATTATAAAAGGAAGAAAACATAA
- a CDS encoding endoglucanase (product_source=KO:K01179; cath_funfam=3.40.630.10; cog=COG1363; ko=KO:K01179; pfam=PF05343; superfamily=53187) yields the protein MTKLDETLTMLKDLTDAKGIPGNEREVREVMKKYIAPYADEVMTDGLGSLIAKKVGNEKGPKIMVAGHLDEVGFMVTQIDDKGFIRFQPVGGWWSQVMLAQRVTIVTKKGDVTGIIGSKPPHILPPEARKKPVEIKDMFIDIGASSREEAMEFGVRPGDQIVPYFELTVLKNEKMLLAKAWDNRIGCAIAIDVLKNLKDAEHPNIVYGVGTAQEEVGLRGARTSSHVIEPDIAFGVDVGIAGDTPGVSEKEAQGKLGKGPQIILYDASMVSHKGLRDFVTNIADELNIPYQFDALPGGGTDSGAIHLTAKGVPTLSITIATRYIHSHAALLHRDDYENTVKLLTEVIKRLDQETVQKITFD from the coding sequence ATGACAAAGCTAGATGAAACGTTAACGATGTTAAAAGATTTAACGGATGCAAAAGGCATTCCTGGAAATGAGCGAGAAGTACGGGAAGTAATGAAAAAATACATAGCTCCCTATGCAGATGAAGTCATGACAGATGGGCTTGGCAGCTTAATTGCCAAAAAGGTTGGAAACGAGAAAGGCCCGAAAATTATGGTCGCAGGACATTTAGACGAAGTTGGCTTTATGGTCACGCAAATAGATGATAAAGGGTTTATTCGCTTTCAACCAGTTGGGGGCTGGTGGTCACAAGTGATGCTTGCCCAGCGTGTGACGATTGTCACAAAAAAAGGTGATGTAACTGGTATTATCGGCTCCAAACCGCCTCACATTCTTCCGCCAGAAGCACGAAAGAAGCCTGTTGAAATAAAAGATATGTTTATCGACATCGGTGCATCAAGCCGTGAAGAAGCGATGGAGTTTGGTGTTCGACCTGGAGATCAAATTGTTCCGTATTTTGAATTGACCGTATTAAAAAATGAAAAAATGTTGCTTGCAAAAGCGTGGGATAACAGAATTGGCTGTGCCATTGCGATTGATGTACTAAAAAATTTAAAAGATGCCGAGCATCCGAATATCGTGTATGGAGTTGGTACTGCTCAAGAGGAGGTTGGGCTACGTGGGGCTCGTACTTCATCTCACGTCATTGAGCCAGATATTGCATTTGGTGTTGATGTTGGGATTGCAGGCGACACACCAGGAGTAAGCGAAAAAGAAGCACAAGGGAAATTAGGAAAAGGACCACAAATTATTTTATATGATGCTTCAATGGTGTCACATAAAGGGCTTCGTGATTTTGTCACAAACATTGCTGATGAACTAAATATTCCTTATCAATTTGACGCACTACCAGGTGGGGGAACGGATTCTGGCGCCATTCATTTAACAGCAAAAGGAGTCCCAACTTTATCGATCACGATCGCAACTCGCTACATTCATTCACATGCTGCTTTATTACATCGTGATGATTATGAAAATACAGTTAAATTACTGACCGAAGTGATCAAACGATTGGATCAAGAAACGGTTCAGAAAATTACATTTGATTGA
- a CDS encoding dimeric dUTPase (all-alpha-NTP-PPase superfamily) (product_source=COG4508; cog=COG4508; pfam=PF08761; superfamily=101386) — protein MNFKKLFHMQKELDQRIETQHKLHQERLMERKILALLVEIGELANETRCFKFWSVKPPSKEEVILEEYVDGLHFLLSIGLELNITDLPTFHVLDASDRLTEQFLTIFNEASSFKDSLSVESYLRLFKYYLQLGKSLGFSMEQIYHAYVSKNEVNHIRQSQGY, from the coding sequence ATGAATTTTAAGAAGCTTTTTCACATGCAAAAGGAATTGGATCAACGGATTGAAACACAACACAAACTTCATCAAGAACGATTAATGGAGCGAAAAATATTAGCGTTGTTAGTTGAAATCGGTGAATTAGCTAATGAAACAAGATGCTTTAAGTTTTGGAGCGTAAAGCCGCCCTCAAAGGAGGAAGTCATTTTAGAAGAATACGTGGATGGACTGCATTTCTTATTATCGATTGGTCTAGAACTAAATATAACCGATTTGCCAACATTTCATGTATTAGATGCATCGGATCGTTTAACAGAGCAATTTTTGACGATTTTTAATGAAGCCTCTAGCTTCAAAGACAGCTTATCAGTAGAGAGCTATTTACGGCTATTTAAATATTATCTTCAATTAGGGAAATCGCTCGGTTTTTCGATGGAACAAATTTATCACGCGTATGTTTCGAAAAATGAAGTCAATCATATAAGACAAAGCCAAGGATATTAG